The Seleniivibrio woodruffii genome window below encodes:
- a CDS encoding ATP synthase F0 subunit B, whose translation MLYIDYTLAIQIVQFLVIIFIAKKMILDPVMGTVNTRDSKIEGMKSEAEALKAKVEQYKADYTEKMVQMRAELADYHKKIKDEASKEAYAQVAAVKADIDAKILAARTEIQAESAKAKTEMDAMVKEISDLIADRIMLSA comes from the coding sequence ATGCTGTACATCGACTATACTCTTGCCATTCAAATCGTTCAGTTTCTTGTTATAATCTTCATAGCAAAGAAGATGATCCTCGATCCCGTGATGGGCACCGTCAACACCAGAGACTCTAAAATCGAAGGTATGAAGAGTGAGGCTGAGGCTCTTAAAGCAAAAGTTGAACAGTACAAAGCCGACTACACTGAAAAAATGGTTCAGATGAGAGCCGAGCTTGCAGACTATCACAAAAAGATCAAAGACGAAGCGTCCAAAGAGGCATACGCACAGGTTGCCGCTGTTAAAGCCGACATCGATGCGAAAATTCTTGCCGCCCGCACAGAGATCCAGGCCGAATCCGCCAAAGCTAAAACTGAGATGGATGCCATGGTGAAAGAGATCTCCGATCTTATCGCAGACAGAATAATGCTTTCCGCATAA